The following coding sequences lie in one Arachis hypogaea cultivar Tifrunner chromosome 9, arahy.Tifrunner.gnm2.J5K5, whole genome shotgun sequence genomic window:
- the LOC140175092 gene encoding uncharacterized protein — translation MLTTTPVLVLPEPNESFEVYCDALLKGLGCVLMQHHNVVAYASRQLIPHEVNYPTHDLELAAISSDFKSELLKAHKNNDVLSKVLPAIEQGKQWRVSKDQDGLWRFKGRIIVPDIGTLRQDILKETHKSRSSIHPESTKMYHDLKAIFWWSGTKNDVAEYVSKCLTCQKRPSFHFEILGYILEGFWNLIKIEHILPSSNRWSIREEDPNLGRYVEGLCSGSVGELGSLYSASGVCCFKPDVKYKKYKLQIPNDGN, via the exons ATGTTAACCACTACACCTGTGTTGGTATTACCTGAGCCAAATGAGTCAttcgaggtgtactgtgatgccttaCTGAAGGGTCTAGgctgcgtgctgatgcagcatcataatgtggtggcgtatgcctcacgtcAGTTGATACCTCATGAAGTTAATTATCCTACGCATGATTTGGAGcttgctgcg atttcaagtgattttaaatccgaactcctaaaggcacACAAAAACAATGATGTGTTATCGAAGGTGTTACCAGCTATTGAGCAAGGGAAGCAATGGAGAGTGTCGAAGGatcaagatgggttatggagattcaagggtaggatcattgtgccggatattGGCACGTtgcggcaagatatcttaaaggaaacACACAAAAGCAGATCCTCCATTCACCCggaaagtactaagatgtaccatgatttaaaggcaataTTTTGGTGGTCGGGTacgaagaatgatgtggcggagtATGTCtcgaagtgcttaacttgtcaaaag agaccctcgtttcacttcgagattTTGGGGTACATTTTAGAAGGCTTTTGGAACCTGATTAAGATTGAGCACatcttaccatcctcaaacagatggtcaatccgagaggaggATCCAAACCTTGGAAGATATGTTGAGGGTTTGTGTTCTGGATCAGTCGGTGAGCTGGGATCACTATATTCTGctagtggagtttgc